The Pseudomonas kermanshahensis genome includes a window with the following:
- a CDS encoding aldehyde dehydrogenase, which yields MFEVPLLIGGKARAASDGGTFERRHPVSGEVVSVVAAATLADADAAVEAAQAAFPAWAALGPGERRARLLKAADALDARRDEFLAMAGETGAKANWYGFNVMLAANILREAASMTTQIQGSVIPSDVPGSFAMALRQPCGVVLGIAPWNAPVILATRAIAMPLACGNTVVLKASEASPAVHGLIGQVLQAAGLGDGVVNVISNAPHDAPAVVERLIAHPAVRRVNFTGSTHVGRIVGQLAARHLKPAVLELGGKAPFLVLADADLDAAVDAAAFGAYFNQGQICMSTERLIVDQAVADAFVAKLGEKVRSLRAADPAQTDAPLGSLIDAGAGERIQALVDDALSKGATLVAGGERMGSVMQPVLLDQVNADMKLYREESFGPVAVVLRASGDEALLALANDSEFGLSAAIFSRDTQRALALAQRLESGICHINGPTVHDEAQMPFGGVKASGYGSFGSTAAIDAFTQLRWVTVQQGARHYPI from the coding sequence ATGTTCGAGGTGCCATTGTTAATTGGCGGTAAGGCCCGTGCGGCCAGCGACGGCGGCACGTTCGAGCGTCGCCATCCGGTCAGCGGCGAGGTGGTGTCGGTGGTGGCTGCGGCCACCCTGGCCGACGCCGATGCGGCGGTCGAAGCGGCCCAGGCGGCGTTCCCCGCGTGGGCTGCGCTGGGGCCAGGCGAGCGCCGCGCGCGCTTGCTGAAGGCGGCCGATGCGCTGGACGCCCGGCGTGACGAATTCCTGGCCATGGCCGGGGAAACGGGGGCCAAGGCCAACTGGTACGGTTTCAATGTGATGCTGGCGGCCAACATCCTGCGTGAAGCGGCGTCGATGACTACCCAGATCCAGGGCAGCGTCATCCCCTCCGACGTGCCCGGCAGCTTTGCCATGGCCCTGCGCCAACCTTGCGGCGTGGTGCTGGGCATCGCGCCGTGGAATGCACCGGTGATTCTGGCCACACGCGCTATCGCCATGCCCCTGGCGTGCGGTAACACCGTGGTACTCAAGGCCTCCGAAGCCAGCCCGGCGGTGCATGGCCTGATCGGCCAGGTGTTGCAGGCGGCCGGTTTGGGCGATGGCGTGGTCAACGTGATCAGCAACGCCCCGCACGATGCGCCGGCGGTGGTCGAGCGGCTGATCGCGCACCCGGCGGTGCGCCGGGTGAACTTCACCGGGTCTACCCATGTAGGGCGCATCGTTGGGCAATTGGCGGCGCGTCACTTGAAGCCCGCGGTGCTCGAACTGGGCGGCAAGGCACCGTTCCTGGTGCTGGCCGATGCCGACCTGGATGCCGCGGTGGATGCCGCAGCGTTTGGCGCCTACTTCAACCAGGGCCAGATCTGCATGTCCACCGAGCGGCTGATCGTCGACCAGGCCGTGGCCGATGCCTTCGTCGCCAAGCTCGGTGAAAAAGTCCGCAGCTTGCGCGCAGCGGACCCTGCGCAAACCGATGCGCCGCTGGGTTCATTGATCGATGCCGGGGCCGGTGAGCGCATACAGGCGCTGGTTGATGACGCCCTCAGCAAGGGCGCGACCCTGGTGGCGGGTGGTGAGCGCATGGGCAGCGTTATGCAGCCGGTGCTGCTCGACCAGGTCAACGCCGACATGAAGCTGTACCGCGAAGAGTCGTTCGGCCCCGTCGCGGTGGTGCTGCGCGCCAGCGGTGACGAAGCGCTGCTGGCCCTGGCCAACGACTCCGAGTTTGGCCTGAGCGCGGCGATTTTCAGCCGTGACACCCAGCGCGCCCTGGCCCTTGCCCAGCGCCTGGAGTCGGGCATCTGCCACATCAATGGCCCGACCGTGCATGACGAGGCGCAGATGCCTTTTGGCGGGGTCAAGGCCAGTGGTTACGGCAGCTTCGGCAGCACGGCGGCGATCGACGCCTTTACCCAGCTGCGCTGGGTCACCGTGCAGCAAGGCGCCCGGCACTACCCGATCTAA
- a CDS encoding p-hydroxycinnamoyl CoA hydratase/lyase: MGQYDNRWQTVKVTVEQGIAWVSFNRPEKRNAMSPTLNREMRDVLETIEQDADARVLVLTGEGSAWTAGMDLKEYFREVDAGPEILQERIRRDASEWQWKLLRFYSKPTIAMVNGWCFGGGFSPLVACDLAICADEATFGLSEINWGIPPGNLVSKAMADTVGHRESLYYIMTGKTFDGQKAAQMGLVNKSVPLAQLRDEVVLLAQDLLDKNPVVLRAAKNGFKRCRELTWEQNEDYLYAKLDQAQLRDPEHGRAQGLKQFLDDKSIKPGLQAYKR, translated from the coding sequence ATGGGCCAATACGACAACCGCTGGCAGACCGTGAAAGTTACCGTCGAGCAAGGCATCGCCTGGGTCAGCTTCAACCGTCCTGAAAAGCGCAATGCCATGAGCCCGACGCTCAACCGTGAAATGCGCGATGTGCTGGAAACCATCGAGCAGGACGCCGACGCCCGTGTGCTGGTCTTGACCGGCGAAGGCAGCGCCTGGACCGCGGGCATGGACCTCAAGGAGTACTTCCGCGAGGTGGACGCCGGCCCGGAAATTCTTCAAGAGCGCATCCGCCGCGATGCCTCGGAATGGCAGTGGAAGCTGCTGCGCTTCTACAGCAAGCCAACCATCGCCATGGTCAACGGCTGGTGCTTCGGCGGCGGTTTCAGCCCGCTGGTCGCTTGCGACTTGGCCATCTGCGCCGATGAGGCCACCTTCGGCCTGTCTGAAATCAACTGGGGCATCCCACCGGGCAACCTGGTCAGCAAAGCCATGGCCGACACCGTGGGCCACCGTGAATCGCTGTACTACATCATGACCGGCAAGACCTTCGACGGGCAGAAAGCCGCGCAAATGGGCCTGGTCAACAAAAGCGTGCCGCTGGCGCAACTGCGCGATGAAGTGGTACTGCTGGCCCAGGACCTGCTGGACAAAAACCCGGTGGTGCTGCGCGCCGCCAAAAACGGCTTCAAGCGCTGCCGCGAGTTGACCTGGGAGCAGAACGAAGACTACCTGTACGCCAAGCTCGACCAGGCGCAACTGCGTGACCCCGAGCACGGGCGTGCGCAGGGCTTGAAGCAGTTCCTTGACGACAAGAGCATCAAGCCTGGCCTGCAAGCCTACAAGCGCTGA
- the mhpT gene encoding 3-(3-hydroxy-phenyl)propionate transporter MhpT — MSGSIAPSHRPVLTIGLCFLVALLEGLDLQATGIAAPHMAKEFALTPAMLGWVFSAGLLGLLPGAFVGGWLADRMGRKRILILAVLLFGGFSLATAHAWDYPSLLVARLMTGLGLGAALPILIAMASEAAHERLRSTAVSLTYCGVPLGGAIASVIGMAGLGEGWRTVFYVGGFAPIAIAFVLMVWLPESQAFRAQAAASGTQNGLAAQLFGPGRASRTLLLWLACFFTLTVLYMLLNWLPSLLIGQGYSRPQAGAVQILFNLGGAAGSFLTGRMMDRGHAGRAVLIAYAGMLASLAGLGLSTTFGLILLAGFTAGYCAIGGQLVLYALAPTLYPTHVRATGVGASVAVGRLGSMAGPLAAGQILAAGAGVGGLLLAASPGLVVAAVAAMALLGRRATPTEAAASQGVAP; from the coding sequence ATGAGTGGTTCAATCGCACCATCGCACCGGCCGGTACTGACGATCGGCCTGTGTTTTCTCGTCGCGCTGCTTGAAGGGCTCGACCTGCAAGCCACCGGCATTGCCGCGCCCCACATGGCCAAGGAATTCGCCTTGACCCCCGCCATGCTGGGTTGGGTGTTCAGTGCCGGCTTGCTCGGCTTATTGCCGGGCGCCTTCGTCGGCGGCTGGCTGGCGGACCGCATGGGGCGTAAACGCATCCTGATCCTGGCCGTGTTGCTGTTCGGGGGGTTCTCGTTGGCCACCGCGCATGCCTGGGACTACCCATCGCTGCTGGTGGCGCGGCTGATGACCGGGCTGGGGCTGGGCGCGGCGCTGCCGATCCTTATCGCCATGGCCAGTGAAGCCGCCCACGAGCGCCTGCGCAGCACGGCGGTCAGCCTGACTTACTGCGGCGTGCCGCTGGGTGGCGCCATCGCTTCGGTGATTGGGATGGCGGGCCTGGGCGAGGGCTGGCGCACGGTGTTCTACGTGGGCGGCTTTGCGCCGATTGCGATTGCCTTCGTGCTGATGGTCTGGCTGCCGGAGTCCCAAGCGTTTCGCGCCCAGGCTGCCGCCAGCGGCACGCAGAACGGGCTGGCAGCGCAACTGTTTGGCCCCGGCCGGGCGAGCCGCACGCTGCTGCTGTGGCTGGCATGCTTCTTCACCTTGACCGTGCTGTACATGCTGCTGAACTGGCTGCCCTCGCTGCTGATCGGCCAGGGCTATTCGCGGCCGCAGGCCGGCGCGGTGCAGATCCTGTTCAACCTGGGCGGCGCGGCGGGGTCATTCCTGACCGGGCGCATGATGGACCGTGGGCACGCTGGGCGTGCGGTGTTGATCGCCTACGCTGGCATGCTCGCCTCCCTGGCGGGCCTGGGCCTGTCCACCACCTTCGGTTTGATCCTGCTGGCCGGTTTTACCGCCGGCTATTGCGCCATCGGCGGCCAGTTGGTGCTGTACGCGCTGGCCCCCACGCTGTACCCGACACACGTGCGTGCCACGGGGGTGGGCGCGTCGGTGGCCGTGGGCCGACTGGGGTCGATGGCCGGGCCCTTGGCGGCAGGGCAGATTCTTGCCGCTGGCGCCGGGGTAGGGGGCTTGTTGCTGGCGGCCTCGCCGGGCTTGGTGGTAGCGGCTGTGGCGGCGATGGCGCTGCTGGGGCGGCGTGCAACGCCCACCGAGGCTGCGGCTTCGCAAGGGGTGGCGCCATGA
- a CDS encoding alginate export family protein yields the protein MTKPLTGACLSLALLSIAQLSQAASPLEDSRPGRPGAPRWVEDYRFLDDPGKARDPFDGLRYHRLSESAWLQLGAEARYRADSLDKPFFGLRGIKDDSYLMQRLQAHADLHLFDDALRAFVQVENTRAFGKDLYSPNDESRNEVRQAFIDLNHDIDGGRYTARVGRQEMAFGNQVFVTYRDSPNIRQTFDGLRTSLNLKDGRKLDAFAVRPVKTGEDSWDDGSNNGVKFYGLYGTLPLTQAWNIDLFAFGLETDDRALAGETGDEQRYTFGTRLFGRYQALDWSWDLAGQSGHLGNASIRAWAVSSDTGYTFNHPWAPRLAMRLDAASGDGDLGDGKVGTFDPLYPRNGVYGEASLTTLSNILVIGPTFGFSPWRTLRFEPGIFEVWKQNTHDGVYMPGMSILANTRDTGRHVGTIYRVNTRWLATPNLTLDLDLKYYDIGAAIRDAGGDDASLVSVRATFRL from the coding sequence ATGACGAAGCCGCTGACGGGGGCATGTCTGTCCCTGGCGCTGTTATCAATCGCCCAGCTTTCACAAGCGGCGAGCCCCCTGGAAGACAGCCGCCCAGGGCGGCCTGGCGCGCCGCGCTGGGTCGAGGATTACCGCTTTCTGGATGACCCAGGTAAAGCCCGCGATCCTTTCGATGGCCTGCGTTACCATCGCCTGTCCGAAAGCGCATGGCTGCAACTGGGCGCGGAAGCGCGCTACCGCGCCGATTCACTGGACAAACCCTTCTTCGGCCTGCGCGGGATCAAAGACGACTCCTACCTGATGCAGCGCCTGCAAGCCCATGCCGACCTGCACCTGTTCGACGATGCGCTGCGTGCCTTTGTGCAAGTCGAGAACACCCGCGCGTTCGGCAAGGACCTGTACTCACCGAACGACGAAAGCCGCAACGAAGTGCGCCAGGCCTTTATCGACCTGAACCATGACATTGACGGCGGGCGCTACACGGCCCGTGTCGGCCGCCAGGAGATGGCGTTCGGCAACCAGGTGTTCGTCACCTACCGCGACTCCCCCAACATCCGCCAGACCTTCGACGGCCTGCGCACCAGCCTCAACCTCAAGGACGGGCGTAAGCTCGATGCTTTTGCGGTACGGCCGGTGAAGACCGGCGAGGACAGCTGGGATGACGGCAGCAATAATGGGGTCAAGTTTTATGGCCTGTACGGCACCCTGCCGTTGACCCAGGCCTGGAACATCGACTTGTTCGCCTTTGGCCTGGAAACCGACGACCGCGCCCTGGCGGGGGAAACCGGTGATGAACAACGCTACACGTTCGGCACCCGCCTGTTCGGCCGTTACCAGGCCCTGGACTGGAGTTGGGACTTGGCCGGCCAAAGCGGGCATTTGGGCAACGCCTCCATTCGTGCCTGGGCGGTGTCCAGCGACACCGGCTACACCTTCAACCACCCCTGGGCCCCACGCCTGGCCATGCGTCTGGACGCGGCCAGCGGTGACGGCGACCTGGGCGATGGCAAGGTCGGTACCTTCGACCCGTTATACCCGCGCAACGGCGTGTACGGCGAGGCCAGCCTGACCACCTTGAGCAACATCCTCGTCATCGGCCCGACCTTTGGCTTTTCACCCTGGCGCACCCTGCGTTTCGAACCCGGTATCTTCGAGGTGTGGAAACAGAACACCCACGACGGCGTATACATGCCTGGCATGAGCATTCTTGCCAACACCCGCGACACCGGCCGACACGTGGGCACCATCTACCGCGTCAATACCCGCTGGTTGGCGACGCCTAACCTGACGCTCGACCTGGACCTGAAGTACTACGACATAGGCGCCGCCATCCGCGATGCCGGGGGCGACGACGCCTCGCTGGTGTCGGTACGTGCGACCTTCAGGCTCTGA
- a CDS encoding arylsulfatase has protein sequence MIPSKPLLAFSLLLLGASQAFAAPTVKQPNILLVVADDLGFSDLSALGSEIATPHLDKLLADGRLMLDFHASPSCSPTRAMLMSGNDPHLSGVGMMAESRGRLPAGSEVQPGYEGVLGANVATLAELLRDAGYRTYIAGKWHLGMTPAQQPQNRGFDQAYVLLEGGAAHFKQTNMGLLPNYSWSFRHNGEPVELPNDFYSTRWFTDRLIDVIDQGKASQKPFFAFAAYTAPHWPLQAPDAYLAQYRGRYDQGYEQIARERLQRQRKAGLVPADFPMEPQLEGVPSWASLTPEQRQQSARTMEVYAAMVAALDAEVGRLVDHLRETGELDNTLVLFMSDNGPENANRVDPEWIKRNFDNRLDNYGRPDSFLMIGSAWAQVSALPSRRYKMTTYQGGIRVPAFVHYPATIKPGRSEELASVRDIMPTLLQLAGASLPGIKYRDRDIVPPQGTSALAYLEGRDTQIHPRDEAMGWEINGNASLRKGNLKLLFDTTDAAPAWRLFDLSKDPGEHHDLGAQQPQQVAELLRDWKSYAQRNNIVITTEGRPVSPALVSKP, from the coding sequence ATGATCCCCTCCAAGCCCTTGCTCGCTTTCAGCCTGCTGCTGCTCGGCGCCAGCCAAGCGTTCGCCGCCCCAACCGTTAAACAACCCAACATTTTGCTCGTGGTCGCGGATGACCTGGGGTTCTCCGACCTGTCTGCGCTGGGCAGCGAGATCGCGACCCCGCACCTGGACAAGCTGCTGGCCGACGGACGCCTGATGCTCGACTTCCATGCCTCACCCAGCTGCTCGCCCACCCGCGCCATGCTGATGTCCGGCAACGACCCGCACCTGTCCGGGGTCGGCATGATGGCCGAGTCGCGTGGGCGCCTGCCGGCGGGCAGCGAGGTGCAACCGGGGTATGAAGGGGTGCTGGGCGCCAATGTGGCCACGCTCGCCGAGTTGTTGCGCGATGCCGGTTATCGCACCTACATTGCCGGCAAGTGGCACCTGGGCATGACGCCCGCGCAGCAGCCGCAAAACCGCGGCTTCGACCAGGCGTACGTGTTGCTGGAAGGCGGCGCGGCGCATTTCAAGCAAACCAACATGGGCCTGCTGCCCAACTACAGCTGGAGCTTCCGCCACAACGGCGAGCCGGTGGAACTGCCCAACGACTTCTACTCGACCCGCTGGTTCACTGACCGCCTGATCGACGTCATCGACCAGGGCAAGGCAAGCCAAAAGCCCTTCTTCGCGTTCGCCGCCTACACCGCACCGCACTGGCCGCTGCAAGCGCCCGACGCGTACCTGGCGCAGTACCGTGGCCGCTATGACCAAGGCTACGAACAGATCGCGCGCGAGCGGCTGCAGCGCCAGCGCAAGGCCGGGCTGGTGCCTGCGGACTTCCCGATGGAGCCACAACTCGAAGGTGTGCCCAGCTGGGCGTCGCTGACCCCGGAGCAACGGCAACAGTCAGCACGCACCATGGAGGTGTATGCCGCGATGGTGGCGGCACTGGACGCCGAGGTGGGCCGCCTGGTGGACCACCTGCGTGAAACCGGCGAGCTGGACAACACCTTGGTGTTGTTCATGTCTGACAATGGCCCGGAAAACGCCAACCGCGTCGACCCAGAATGGATCAAACGCAATTTCGATAACCGCCTGGACAACTACGGCCGGCCTGATTCGTTCCTGATGATCGGCTCGGCATGGGCCCAGGTCAGCGCCCTGCCCAGCCGCCGCTACAAGATGACCACCTACCAGGGTGGCATCCGCGTACCGGCCTTCGTCCACTACCCTGCCACGATAAAACCCGGGCGCAGCGAAGAACTGGCCAGCGTGCGCGACATCATGCCGACCTTGCTGCAACTGGCCGGTGCTTCACTGCCTGGCATCAAGTACCGCGACCGTGACATCGTGCCACCGCAAGGCACCTCGGCCCTGGCTTACCTTGAAGGCCGGGACACGCAGATCCACCCCCGCGACGAGGCCATGGGCTGGGAAATCAACGGGAACGCTTCACTGCGCAAAGGCAACCTCAAACTGCTGTTCGACACCACCGACGCAGCACCGGCGTGGCGCTTGTTCGATTTGAGCAAGGACCCAGGCGAGCACCATGACCTGGGCGCACAACAGCCCCAGCAAGTGGCCGAACTGCTGCGCGACTGGAAAAGCTACGCCCAGCGCAACAACATCGTAATCACGACCGAGGGCCGGCCTGTTTCCCCCGCGCTGGTCAGCAAACCATGA
- a CDS encoding formylglycine-generating enzyme family protein has protein sequence MTPRLLGGAALALGVLAAAYAAWPAAPAPALLCSGYSGVPAPREGPWRDGMVQLPGGTFSFGSSRFYSEEGPPHPAKVSAFWIDVHPVTNAQFARFVQATGYVTQAEQGIDAQAAPDLPGTLRVPGAMVFKQGAEVLRPGWQFVAGASWRHPLGPDSHWRERANHPVVQVTLRDAQAYAQWAGRTLPTEAQLEYAMRGGLQDADFSWGATEQPTGKPMANTWQGQFPYHNQALDGFTGTSPVGCFVANGFGVFDAGGNVWELTRSGYRPGHDQARDAALDPQGPALDDSYDPAQPGTPVAVIKGGSHLCSADACMRYRPSARQPQTVYLATSHVGFRTVRQAEGE, from the coding sequence ATGACACCCCGGCTGCTCGGGGGCGCGGCACTCGCCCTCGGCGTGCTTGCCGCCGCCTATGCGGCATGGCCCGCAGCCCCTGCACCGGCGCTGCTGTGCAGCGGTTACAGCGGTGTGCCCGCGCCCCGCGAGGGGCCGTGGCGCGACGGCATGGTGCAGCTGCCCGGTGGCACCTTCAGCTTCGGCTCAAGCCGCTTTTACAGTGAAGAAGGCCCACCGCACCCGGCCAAGGTTTCGGCCTTCTGGATCGATGTGCACCCGGTCACCAATGCCCAGTTCGCCCGCTTCGTGCAGGCCACCGGTTACGTGACCCAGGCTGAACAGGGCATCGACGCGCAAGCGGCCCCTGACCTACCTGGCACGCTGCGGGTGCCGGGGGCGATGGTGTTCAAACAGGGTGCCGAGGTATTACGGCCGGGCTGGCAGTTCGTTGCCGGGGCGAGCTGGCGCCACCCGCTGGGGCCCGATAGCCATTGGCGTGAGCGGGCAAACCACCCGGTCGTGCAAGTGACCCTGCGCGATGCCCAGGCTTACGCCCAATGGGCCGGCCGCACACTGCCCACCGAGGCTCAGCTGGAATACGCCATGCGCGGTGGCCTGCAGGATGCGGATTTCAGTTGGGGCGCTACCGAGCAGCCCACAGGCAAACCCATGGCTAATACCTGGCAGGGCCAGTTCCCCTATCACAATCAAGCGCTCGATGGCTTCACGGGCACATCCCCGGTGGGCTGCTTCGTGGCCAATGGCTTTGGCGTGTTCGACGCGGGGGGCAATGTCTGGGAGTTGACCCGCAGCGGCTATCGCCCTGGGCATGATCAGGCCCGCGATGCCGCACTCGACCCACAAGGCCCGGCGCTGGACGACAGCTACGACCCTGCCCAACCCGGCACACCAGTGGCGGTGATCAAAGGCGGGTCACACCTGTGCTCGGCGGACGCGTGCATGCGCTATCGGCCTTCGGCACGGCAACCGCAGACGGTGTACCTGGCCACGTCCCATGTCGGGTTTCGGACGGTACGGCAAGCAGAGGGCGAGTGA
- a CDS encoding PLP-dependent aminotransferase family protein, producing the protein MVQLRKWRPLLKLDGAQPQASYRKIVEGLVTAIVEGRLRPGTLLPGTREMAQLLDVNRKTVILAYEEAVTKGWLESVQRRGTFVSTRLAAGTLAAHSAPPSFALALHEAPAVPYFTNSEQVTALQHRPGALFFDNGACDHRLLPQAVLHRYYRKALRNSFTTNTVRHGCESSSQYLRSALADMLRHNRSLNVGVEHICLTQGVQMSLYLTASALLKPGDVVLVERLSYPPAWEIFRQLGARLVTVDLDEEGCRVDQIDALCRVHDVRMMYLTPHHQFPTTVSLHAARRQQLLELARLHDFCVIEEDYDHEYHFAGRPYLPLASDRSQRHVIYIGSLSKSLGSTFRCSFIVAPPNVIEVLERTAVLTLGQGDAVMQRMLADLINDGELKKHLRRVSTEYRRRREALLSGLRDAFGEQITVQEPEGGLALWVKFADTLDVDQLAANALELDLVVRGGGQFSPFGHRENALRLGFASLDVDEIRLATQRLAQAAAL; encoded by the coding sequence ATGGTCCAGCTTCGCAAATGGCGGCCGTTGCTCAAGCTCGACGGGGCTCAGCCGCAGGCTTCGTACAGAAAGATCGTCGAGGGCCTGGTGACCGCGATCGTCGAGGGCCGCCTGCGCCCCGGCACACTGCTGCCCGGCACGCGAGAAATGGCGCAACTGCTTGATGTCAACCGCAAGACGGTGATCCTCGCTTATGAAGAGGCGGTTACCAAAGGCTGGCTGGAGAGCGTGCAACGCCGGGGCACCTTCGTCAGCACCCGGCTCGCTGCCGGCACCCTGGCCGCCCACAGCGCGCCGCCGTCATTTGCCCTGGCGCTGCACGAGGCGCCTGCCGTTCCCTACTTCACCAACAGCGAGCAGGTGACGGCGCTGCAACATCGGCCTGGCGCGCTGTTTTTCGATAACGGCGCCTGTGACCACCGCCTGTTGCCCCAGGCTGTACTGCACCGCTATTACCGCAAGGCCTTGCGCAACAGTTTCACCACCAACACCGTGCGCCATGGTTGCGAAAGCAGCAGCCAGTACCTGCGCAGTGCATTGGCCGACATGCTGCGCCATAACCGCAGCCTTAATGTGGGGGTCGAGCATATTTGCCTGACCCAAGGCGTGCAGATGTCGCTGTACCTCACGGCCAGCGCTTTGCTCAAGCCGGGTGACGTGGTGCTGGTCGAGCGCCTGAGCTACCCGCCGGCGTGGGAGATTTTCCGCCAGCTGGGCGCGCGGTTGGTCACCGTTGACCTGGACGAGGAAGGCTGCCGGGTCGATCAGATCGACGCGCTGTGCCGAGTGCATGACGTGCGCATGATGTACCTCACCCCTCATCACCAGTTCCCTACCACGGTCAGCCTGCATGCGGCACGCCGGCAGCAACTGCTGGAGTTGGCGCGGCTGCATGATTTTTGCGTGATCGAAGAAGACTACGACCATGAGTACCACTTTGCCGGGCGCCCTTATCTGCCGCTGGCCAGCGACCGTTCGCAACGCCACGTGATCTACATCGGCTCGTTGTCCAAGTCGTTGGGCAGTACCTTCCGTTGCAGCTTTATCGTGGCGCCACCGAATGTGATCGAGGTGCTTGAGCGCACAGCGGTGCTGACCCTGGGGCAGGGCGATGCGGTGATGCAACGGATGTTGGCCGACCTGATCAATGACGGCGAACTGAAAAAGCACCTGCGCCGGGTGTCCACGGAGTATCGGCGGCGACGGGAAGCCCTGTTGAGTGGCCTGCGCGATGCCTTTGGCGAGCAGATAACGGTGCAGGAGCCGGAAGGCGGGTTGGCGCTTTGGGTGAAGTTTGCCGACACCCTCGACGTCGACCAGTTAGCGGCCAACGCGCTGGAGCTGGACCTGGTGGTGCGTGGCGGCGGCCAGTTTTCACCGTTTGGCCACCGCGAGAATGCCTTGCGGCTGGGGTTTGCCTCGTTGGATGTGGATGAAATCCGCCTTGCCACCCAGCGGCTGGCGCAGGCGGCAGCGCTATAG
- a CDS encoding NAD(P)H dependent flavin oxidoreductase family protein: protein MQQRHVIELSPSGKRFEAAEGLLLDAMLASGLSVPFSCRRGACGSCKVKVVSGQYRDKQRSADMPAPCYPLAANEMLLCQSHACSDMRLEIPGWSLDTPTLAITAHVLSQRALSVDIIELVLQPTQPLEVRAGQYVRFCLDNGDSRCFSIANLPAQDQGRLVFHMRKVSGGLFTERVLPALQVGDALQLEGPVGACTWQHEEQRPVVLFATGTGYAGIKPLLLTALAGHAPVTLYWGGSSLADFYDGAFLDQASLAHPHFRWHRVLSAQARVQQVALTHAHRWADTQVYACGNSAMITKAREQCLAAGVQAHRFVAEAFVASGASAPAAASLSTLDPVLEKVGPRYSLDGMLAAREQSVRALAAIVSQLKVGMTTAEALQMAAETLQAMGASHTWHPTYIRFGDDTVRTPRQGIDPQRQLRASDIAVVDLGPVWDGYEGDYGDTFVFGEHPLYHACVKALHDVFEETRQAWCAGLTGRELYDFAERSALAKGWQLERNLAGHRIADFPHALFGQDKLAELDIVPSEMVWVLEIQLCHPTEPVGAFFEDILVGQNSPLINEQRS, encoded by the coding sequence ATGCAGCAACGCCATGTCATTGAACTGTCGCCCTCGGGCAAACGCTTCGAAGCCGCAGAAGGCTTGCTGCTCGACGCGATGCTCGCCAGCGGCCTGTCGGTGCCTTTCTCGTGCCGCCGCGGGGCCTGCGGGTCGTGCAAGGTCAAGGTGGTGTCGGGCCAGTACCGGGACAAGCAGCGCAGCGCAGACATGCCCGCGCCCTGCTACCCCCTGGCTGCCAACGAGATGCTGCTGTGCCAGAGCCATGCCTGCAGCGACATGCGCCTGGAAATCCCCGGCTGGTCGCTGGACACGCCAACGCTGGCCATCACTGCCCATGTGCTGAGCCAGCGCGCGCTGAGCGTCGACATCATCGAACTGGTGCTGCAGCCCACCCAGCCTCTCGAAGTGCGCGCCGGCCAATACGTCAGGTTCTGCCTCGACAATGGCGACAGCCGCTGTTTCTCCATCGCCAACCTGCCAGCGCAGGACCAGGGGCGCTTGGTGTTTCATATGCGCAAGGTCAGCGGCGGGCTGTTTACCGAGCGCGTGCTGCCCGCGCTGCAGGTGGGCGATGCGCTGCAGTTGGAAGGGCCGGTGGGCGCCTGCACCTGGCAGCACGAAGAACAACGCCCGGTCGTGCTGTTCGCCACCGGCACGGGCTATGCCGGCATCAAGCCGTTGTTGCTGACGGCGCTTGCGGGCCATGCCCCGGTTACGCTGTATTGGGGCGGTTCATCGCTGGCCGACTTCTATGACGGCGCGTTCCTCGACCAGGCCAGCCTTGCCCACCCACACTTTCGCTGGCACCGCGTGCTATCGGCCCAAGCCCGCGTACAACAGGTCGCACTGACGCATGCCCACCGGTGGGCCGATACCCAGGTCTATGCCTGCGGCAACAGCGCGATGATCACCAAGGCCCGCGAACAGTGCCTGGCAGCGGGCGTGCAGGCTCACCGCTTTGTCGCCGAGGCTTTCGTTGCCAGCGGCGCATCGGCGCCGGCGGCTGCGTCGCTGAGCACGCTGGACCCGGTGCTGGAAAAAGTCGGCCCACGTTACTCGTTGGACGGCATGCTCGCAGCCCGCGAGCAATCGGTGCGGGCCCTGGCAGCCATTGTCAGCCAACTGAAAGTCGGCATGACCACTGCCGAGGCGTTGCAGATGGCGGCCGAGACGTTGCAGGCGATGGGCGCGTCGCACACCTGGCACCCGACCTATATCCGCTTTGGCGACGACACCGTGCGCACACCCCGCCAAGGCATCGACCCACAGCGCCAACTGCGCGCCAGCGACATCGCCGTGGTCGACCTCGGCCCGGTGTGGGATGGCTACGAAGGCGACTACGGCGACACCTTCGTGTTTGGCGAGCACCCGCTGTATCACGCCTGCGTCAAGGCCCTGCACGACGTGTTCGAAGAAACGCGCCAAGCCTGGTGCGCGGGGCTGACCGGCCGTGAGCTGTACGACTTCGCCGAACGCAGCGCCCTCGCCAAAGGCTGGCAGCTGGAGCGCAATCTAGCCGGGCATCGCATTGCCGACTTCCCGCATGCCCTGTTCGGGCAGGACAAACTGGCCGAGTTGGACATCGTGCCGAGTGAGATGGTGTGGGTGCTGGAGATTCAGCTGTGCCACCCTACCGAGCCGGTTGGGGCGTTTTTCGAGGACATTCTGGTTGGCCAAAACAGCCCACTTATCAATGAACAAAGGTCATAA